Genomic DNA from Halobaculum sp. CBA1158:
TGACCAGGTAGTCGTACTCGGTGAGCGACTCGCCGGCGAAGGTGGCCTCCACCGAGAACACGTGCGAGTGGAGGGTTCCCTCGGGACCGGGATCGGGAACCGTGAGGTAGTGCTGTGCGACGAACTGTCGTGTGACGGTCGTGCGGTATGTCATGCGTGGAGACCGACGGCCGGACGCGGCGTCGCGACGCGACGATCCGGCCTCCCGCCGTCGCGTCGGTCGAACTGCTGAGAGATGCCAACGGCTCCGACGCCCTAAACGTGTCGCGAGCCTTCGGGTCACAGGACGGGGCCGGTCGCTCCTCGTTCGGCCCCGACCGATTATCCGACGAACTCCTCGACGACCGGCGGGAGTCGACGGCGGACGAGCGCGTACGCGACGCCGAGGGCGACGCAGGCGGCCGCGATCGCCGGGAGCGGTCGCGGGTAGTACGCCACGACCGGCACCGCGAGCACGGCGGTCGCGGCGGCGTCCTCGGGAGCGCCGTCGTATCGGATCCGGTAGCGCGGTCGGATCCACCGCCCGTGAAGGTGGTCGAACACCGCCTCCGAGGAGGTCCGTTCCCACGGGCGTATCTCGTCGCCCGCGCCGAGTGCGTCCGTCCCGGCGTGAACGGCGAACGAGGCGGCGAACGTCGCCGCCGACACGGTCGAGAGCGTCGGGACGGCGACCGCGACGGCGACGGCCGGGACTGCGAGCGCCCACCCCAGGACAGGGAAATGGAGCGTCCGGCGGTGGCGGCCGACGAACAGGTCGACGTCGGGCACCAGCCCTCCGACCACCCCGGCGAGCGCGGCCGGCACGGCCAACTCGGGCGCGAGCGCGACGACCGGGGCGGCGACCAGCGCGCCGACCAGCGCGTGCGTGAACGCCATCATCGACGGACGGATCGCGGTCGCACGGCCGTTAGGACTCCCGGCGGTACAGCACGACGAGCACCGCGATCAGCGCCACCTGCACCACCTTGTCGGCGATCCCGGTCGCGCCGAACTCCGGGGCGTTCGCGACGTACCACAGCGGGATCTGCCCGGCGGTGAATGGGATCCCGAGCAGGTAGAACAGCCGCCGTCGATATTCGAGCAGCACCGCCGCGATGCCGCCGAGGAAGCCGACGCCGGCGACGAGGAACGCGACGGCCATCCCCGCCTCCGACCGGAACGCCCACGCGAGCCACAGGTGGATGACGCCGGTGACGGCCGACAGCGCGACCCCCGCCCAATGGAGTCCTGTCAGCGAGTCCGTCTGCAGCGTGCTACCGCCAGGCGCGGTTTGGGTGCTCATGGCCGTGTACTGGGGCGGAATCCTGTTAAAAACTCGCGTCGCGGTGGCTCCTCGGCCCGCTCGGTCGCGGGGCCTCTCGCGGACGCCGACTGACCCCGTGCTTACTCGGGCTTCAGCCCCTCGTTCTGGACGCGCATCACGGCCTCGCCGTCGGCGAGGTTCGGCGCGTCGACGAGCCGGACGATTCGCTTGTCGCCCTTCGACTTGCGCAGGTAGATGCGGAACGTGGACTTGTGACCGAGGATGTGGCCGCCGATCGGCTGGGTCGGGTCGCCGAAGTACGAGTCGGGGTTGGCCGCGACCTGGTTCGTCACGAGCACGGCGACGTTGTAGAGGTTGCCGACCTTGTCCAGTTCGTGGAGGTGCTTGTTGAGCTTCTGCTGGCGCTCGGCGAGCTCGCCGCGGCCGACGTACTCGGCGCGGAAGTGGGCCGTGAGCGAGTCGACGCACAGCAGGCGGATGGGGTACTCGCTGTCCTCGTGCTCGCTGGCCAGCTCGTTGGCCTTCTCGGCGAGCAGGATCTGGTGGTTGGCGTTGAACGCCTTCGCGACGTGGATGTAGTCGAGGAAGTCGTTCACGAGGTCCTCCATCGCCTCGTCGTCGTCCGGCGAGCCCTCGATCTCGCGGCGCTCGAGTTCGTCCTCGAGGATCTCGTCGTCGAGTCCGCGGACCATGTCGTCGATCCGCTCCGGGCGGAACGTGTCCTCGGAGTCGACGAAGATACAGCCGCCCTCCAGACCGCCGTTCTCGTTCGACAGCTGGACGTTCACGGCCATCTGGTGGGTCACCTGCGACTTACCCGAGCCGAACTCGCCGTACACCTCGGTGATCGACTGCGTCTCCAGTCCGCCGTCGAGCAGGTCGTCGACCTCGTCGATCTGCCAGGAGAGCTTCCCGATCTCCTCGCGTCGCTCCAGCACGGCCGCGCCCGTCTCGAAGCCGCCCACGTCGGCGGCCTCGCGTGCCCCGTTGATCACGTCCGCTGCGGTCGACTCGCCGATGTCGGCGGTGTTGCCCAGGTCGCCCGGGCTCGCGACCGCGAGACTCTGATAGCTGCTGAAGCCCGCGTCGACGAGCTTGTCCGCCGTCGCCGGCCCGACTCCCGGAAGCGCCTGTAGATCGTCTTCTGGCATCGTACTCCGTCCTTGCTCGGCTCTACACATAAACCCTCGTTAACAGCAAAGTGAAAGTGAAACGGCGGTACGCGGACGGGTCGCTCACGCGAGGTGTGCGAGGGTTCAGAAGGGATCGGGCGGTCGACGACGGGCTACCGCGGGCGACGGATCACCGGGGGCGGTGCGACGATCGGAACCGGCGCGCGCTCAGCCCCACGGGTGGCCGTTCGGCGCGTCGGGCCACAGCGGGTACCAGTACTCCTTGTCGGACTCGATACCGAGTTCGCCGTCGAGCACGGACTCCAGTTTGAACTCGATCCTGCTGTCGCGGTCGTCGGTGCCCGTCGGCGCGAACGGGTAGTACGCGCCGCGGCGGAACGAGTACACCCAGTACGCGCGGTCGCCGTCGCCGGCGCAGCCGCTTCCGCCGCCAGACCGCTCGAACCCGAATACGGCCGCCAGCAGCCGCGAACCGTAGCCGCGCTCGACGAACTCGTCCGCCGCGAAGTGGACGGAGGTGACCAGGTCCTCGGGGTCGTCGTCGGCGAGGACGACCCACTGGTAGCCGTAGTCGTCCGCGTGTCGACGGAACTCGGTGCCGGTCTCCTCCTCGCCGGCGTCGAGGATCGATTCGACGGCGTCGACCGTCTCGGCGAAGTCTGTGGAGTCGACCGAGGAGAAACACAGCGCCGCCTCGCCGACCGAGCGGAAGTCGAGATCCGCCTCCATCGTGACGTAGGCGGTGCTCATCCCGAAGAGGTCCTCGGGGTCGGCGTCGCTGACGGCGTCGGTCTCCGCGCGGGAGCCGAGCATCGACCGGAGTGTGTCGAGAATGCCCATCGTCGGTACTGACAGGTCGGCGCGGCGGCGTGTTCAAGCCGTCGGCTCCGGCGGTGCCGATCCGTCGTCGCGGGTCCGGTCGCCGTGGCAGTCGCGGTCGCTGTCGGTGGGTCAGTCGCAGTCGCGGTCGCTGTCGGTGGGTCAGTCGCCGTGGCGATCGCTATCGCCGTCGGCAACCCTCCCGGCCTCTCCGGCGGCGATCGGGCCCTTCGGCGTCAGTTCCCCTGGATGGCGTCGATCACCATCGCGGCGGCGACGACGGGCTCTTTCGGCACGTCGCTGGCGTCATCGATCGTGATCTCGTAGGTGTCGCGCAGCGAGAACTTCCCGGCGATCGTGCCGACGTGGCCGCCGTCCGCGTCGGTGATCTCGTAGCGGTGCGGGATTAGATAGCCGAACGGGAGGACGTTGCGCGCGATCGTCGTCGCCGCGCCGCGGGAATCGATCCGCGCGATCACGGCCTCGGTGTCGGCGTCGCGGATCGTCCACGTGTCCTGGAGGATCGAGTAGTCGTTGTCGAGGATCACCAGGTCCTCGCCGGTCCGGGAGTCGGTGAGGACGTAGTTGCCCGCCACGTCGACGATCCCGCCCGCGCGCACCTCGAACACGTCGTTGCCGTCGGCGTCGACGAACGGGAACTGCTCTTTCAGCTTGAACATCTTCTGCTTGCCGCGCAACACGACGTTCCCGGCGGAATCCTCCGCGCGGTACTTGTTGCGGACGAGGCTCTGGACGACGGTGTAGGTGTCGTCGGTGAGGGCGATGCCGGCGATGTCGTATGCGGGGTCGCTCACGACCTCCGATTCCGCGGACTCGTATTTGAACGTTCGTGTGGGACGACGCCTCAGCGCGTCTCCATCTCGCGCTCCAGGTCGCGGAGGCGCTCGACGCGCTTCTCGGTGCTCGGGTGCGTGGAGAACAGCTTTCCGACGAAGCCGGACCTGATCGGGATGACGAAGAAGGCGTTCATCTCGGCGGTGTCGCGCAGGTCCTCCTTCGGAACGCGGTCCATCCCGCTGTCGATGGTGACCAGCGCCGACGCGAGCGCGCCCGGCTTGCCAGAGATGGCCGCCCCGCCGCGGTCGGCCGCGAACTCGCGGTAGCGCGACAGCAGGCGGATGAGCAGGAACGAGATCACCCACACGACCAGCGAGACGACGATCGCGACGAGCACGGGTGCCTGGTTACCGCCGCCGCGGTCGCCGCCGCCGCCGAACAGCCAGCCCCACCGAACGACGATGAACGCCAGCGTCGACAGGAACGACGCGATGGTCATCACCATCACGTCGCGGTTCTTGACGTGCGCCAGCTCGTGGGCGAGCACGCCCTCGAGCTCCTCGTCGTCGAGCGTGCGGAGCAGGCCGGTCGTCACGCAGACGGTCGAGTTCTTCTGCGAGCGCCCGGCCGCGAAGGCGTTCGGGACGCGCGTGTCCGCGACTGCGACCGTCGGCTTCGGGAGGTCGGCCTGCTGAGAGAGGCGCGTGATCGTCCGGTGAAGCTCCGGATACTCCTGTTCGGACACCTCGGTCGCGCCCATCGAGTACAGCGCGAGCTTGTCGCTGAAGAAGAACTGCCCCAGCGAGAACAGCCCCATGATCGCCACCATCGCGAACAGCCCGACGAAGCGGGACAGCACCGCGATGAACACGATGTAGAGGGCGAACAGCAGGAACCCCGTGATGACCATTCGGCCCCGGAGGCCCCAGTCCGTCTTCCATTCCATGCCGTCCACTACCGGGCGGACGAATTAAACGCTGTCGTGGCTGGCCGTCCGTCGTGACCGGTCCGCTCGCGATGTTCTCGTGTCCCGAGATAGCACGTGTGATAACCGGACCGAACCGATTAACTGAGATTTGACCGTATTTCGGACAGAGTGCACCATCGCGCGCAGTCGGAGGTCGTCAGCACCATCACCATGGTGGCGGTGGTGCTGTTGACCACCACGACGGTCGGGTTCGCGTTCGTCGAGTCGACGGGCTCCGGCGACGCCGCCGCCGGTCCGCTGGCGACGATCGCCGTCGAGAACGACGGCGGGGACCTGACGATCACGCACCGCGGCGGCGACGCGCTCGCGGTCGACGAGATCGCGGTCACGGTCGCCGACGCGACGTTCGAGGGTGCCGACGGCGACATCTCGGGACCGGACGTCGCCGACGGCGAGTTCTCCGTCGACGACGCCTTCACGCTGAACGCCTCGGCCGCGCTCGCCGACGCCGACGGCTCGGTCGTCGTTCGGATGGTCCACCGTCCCAGCGGGAGCGTCGTCGACGAGGGCCGCGTCGCCGCCGACGCCGGGTCGTCGCCGGCGACCGCGACGCCCGAATCGACGCCGACTGCCACCGCTACCGCGACGGGGACGCCGACGGCCACCGCGACCGCGACGCCCCCGCCCGACGACGACCCGCCGACGATCGGCGAGTTCGACGCCGATGGCGAGGGCGACCGGATCGAGATCACCGTCCGCTCGGACGAGGCGCTCGACACGCTCGACGTGCGCGTGTCCGACGACGACGGCGACGTGGTCGCCCGACTCGACCGCGACGCGTTCGTGCTGGACACGGGCGACGACTACACCTACACGGCCAGCCTCGGCGTTGACTCGGGTGAGTACACCGTCTCGTTCGTCGGCGCGACCGACGATGCCGGCAACGATGCAGTCGGTGAGGACGACGACACGCTCGATGACCGCGAGGTCGATATCGAGGAGGAGGAGGAGGACGACGATGACGACGACGACGATGACGATGACGACGACGACGATGACTAACGACCCGACCGCTCCGAGCGCGTCCCTCACGACGGTCATCGAGTCCGGAAACCGTTCGACACCGACCGGCGCACTCGGCGACTCCCACCGGGACCGTCCCCCGATCGGACGGACGCGACGGGATGCGCCGGGGTGAAACGGGACGACACGAGGCGGACGAACCGCGTCGAACGGCGGCGGCGACGAGCCGTCGATCCACCGGTCGGCCGGGACCACGATCGATCACGCGGACGATCGGATCCTCCGATTTTGGCACACCTAAAGGCCGTACGACGGCGATATCTGCCGAGAGATAGCAACACCTAATGGTGCGGGAGGTCAAACCGAGGACGAGATGCCCACGGTCGAATACCTCAACTACGAAGTGCTGGACGACAACGGCTGGGACATGGACGACGACGACCTCTTCGAGCAGGCCGCCGACGCGGGGCTGGACGCCGAGGACTACGGCGAACTGGAGGTCAACGAGGGCGAGTACATCCTCGAGGCCGCCGAGGCCCAGGGCTACGACTGGCCGTTCTCGTGCCGCGCCGGCGCGTGTGCGAACTGCGCGGCGATCGTGAAGGAGGGCGAGATCGAGATGGACATGCAGCAGATTCTCTCCGACGAGGAGGTCGAAGAGAAGAACGTCCGTCTCACCTGCATCGGGTCGCCCCAGGCCGACGAGATCAAGATCGTCTACAACGCGAAGCACCTGGACTACCTCCAGAACCGCGTCATCTGATCTAAATCCGCGTCGGCTTCGGTTCGGACGTCGGCGTGACGCCACCCGTTTTCCGATTTTTCACCGATACAGCGGCGTCATCGATCGCCGCACCCGATCTCACGTCTGAGACGCCGAGGGCAACGCCTAACTCCTCGGCCCGACGCGACCGGGTATGACCGTTCTCGGCGTCGCCGCCGCGGCCGACCTCCTGCGCCTGCTCGTCCTCCCGGGGTTCGCGTGGGCCGCCTACCGCGACGTCCGCACCCGCCGCGTCGCGAGTCGCCTCTGGGTTCCGCTGCTGGCGATCGGCGCGCTGGCGTTCGCCGTCGAGGCCGCGGGGGCGTACCCGTTCGCCGACTACGCGGGACGACTGTTTCTCGTCCGCGCCGGGTTCTCGCTGCTGTTTCTGATCCCCTTCTCCCTGCTCGCCTACCGGCTGGCGGCCTTCGGCGGCGCGGACGCGAAAGCGCTCGTCGTGCTCGCTGTGGCGTTTCCGACCACGCCGCAGTACGTCGTCCCGCTGTGGCTGTTCCCGGAGGCGACGTGGCTCCACACGGTCGCGTTCCCGGTGTACCCGTCGACGCTGGGCGTCGGGGCCATGTCGGCGCTGACGAACGCCGTGCTCCTCGGCGCGGTGTACATCGTCGCGCTCGCGGTCGCAAACGCCGTCGCGGGGCGGTTCTCCCCGGCGATGGCTGTCGGCCGGTGGACGCCCGTCGACGACCTCCCCGAGACGCACGGCCAACTGCTTCGCGTCTCGGGACTGCGTCCCGAGCGCGGCCTCGACCTGGACGCCCTCCGGATGTACCTCCGGTGGCGCGGCACCACGCTGGCGGCGCTTCGGGCGGACCCGGCCGCCCACCGCGACCCCGGTTCAGTCGAGGAGACGCACGCGCCGACCGACGGCGCGGTCCACGACGGCCCGCGGACGGACGGGGGCGTCGACGACGGCGGCTTCGAGTTCCCCGACTCCGAGGGCGACGCGACCGGCGACACCGACGCGACCGGCGACCCGTCCGACGCCGCCGACACGACCGGCGACACGTCCGCCGCCGGCGACGCGGCCGGCGACACCGACGGGTCCGACACTGACGGCGACGGCGACACGCTCACCGTCGACGATCCGTGGGCCGCCGAGCGGTTCCTCACGGACATCGAGGGCAGCGCCTACGGCACCACCCCGGAGACACTCCGTGAGGGACTCGACCGCGTGACACGCGAGGAGGCGCTGTGGGTGTCGCCGGGGCTTCCGTTCCTCGTCCCGCTGTTCGCGGGACTGGTGCTCGCGCTCACCTACGGCGACGTGCTCACGGTCGCGCTCGGCGCGCTCGGCCTGGTGTGAGCGGTCGCGATCGCTCGCGTCCGCCGGGGCGGCCGGCGGAGTCGTCGCGGTGGATGTGGTCGCTGCGGTCGATGCGGTCGCCCCGCTGCGACGCCGCCGCACAAAAGACCTATGCGCGCCAGTCACGACCGCTCGATCGATGAGTGACCCGCAGGCCGACGCCGCGAGCGACGGCGGCATCGACGTGGACTTCGGGGAGGACGGCCTCGTTCCCGCGGTCGCACAGGACGCCGACTCCGGCGAGGTGTTGATGCTCGCGTACGTGAACCGGGAGGCGCTCGACCGCACCCGTGACACCGGGCGCGCGCACTACTACTCGCGGTCCCGGGAGGAACTCTGGGAGAAGGGCGCGACCAGCGGTCACACCCAGTCGGTCGAGGAGGTACGCGTCGACTGCGACGCCGATACCCTCCTGTACCTGGTCGACCAGACCGGCGGCGCGTGTCACACCGGCCACCGCTCCTGTTTCCACCGCACCGTCGACGGCGAGCACGTGGGCGAGCGCGTGTTCGACCCGGACGCGGTGTACGAGTAACCGATGGGGAGCGACGCAGACCGGGGCGCGGACGGCGACGACCGCGCGGGCGACCGGGGTGCGGCCGGGTCGGACGCGACGAGCACCGACGCCACCGCCGCGGATCC
This window encodes:
- the htpX gene encoding zinc metalloprotease HtpX, giving the protein MEWKTDWGLRGRMVITGFLLFALYIVFIAVLSRFVGLFAMVAIMGLFSLGQFFFSDKLALYSMGATEVSEQEYPELHRTITRLSQQADLPKPTVAVADTRVPNAFAAGRSQKNSTVCVTTGLLRTLDDEELEGVLAHELAHVKNRDVMVMTIASFLSTLAFIVVRWGWLFGGGGDRGGGNQAPVLVAIVVSLVVWVISFLLIRLLSRYREFAADRGGAAISGKPGALASALVTIDSGMDRVPKEDLRDTAEMNAFFVIPIRSGFVGKLFSTHPSTEKRVERLRDLEREMETR
- a CDS encoding A24 family peptidase, translated to MTVLGVAAAADLLRLLVLPGFAWAAYRDVRTRRVASRLWVPLLAIGALAFAVEAAGAYPFADYAGRLFLVRAGFSLLFLIPFSLLAYRLAAFGGADAKALVVLAVAFPTTPQYVVPLWLFPEATWLHTVAFPVYPSTLGVGAMSALTNAVLLGAVYIVALAVANAVAGRFSPAMAVGRWTPVDDLPETHGQLLRVSGLRPERGLDLDALRMYLRWRGTTLAALRADPAAHRDPGSVEETHAPTDGAVHDGPRTDGGVDDGGFEFPDSEGDATGDTDATGDPSDAADTTGDTSAAGDAAGDTDGSDTDGDGDTLTVDDPWAAERFLTDIEGSAYGTTPETLREGLDRVTREEALWVSPGLPFLVPLFAGLVLALTYGDVLTVALGALGLV
- the radA gene encoding DNA repair and recombination protein RadA, with translation MPEDDLQALPGVGPATADKLVDAGFSSYQSLAVASPGDLGNTADIGESTAADVINGAREAADVGGFETGAAVLERREEIGKLSWQIDEVDDLLDGGLETQSITEVYGEFGSGKSQVTHQMAVNVQLSNENGGLEGGCIFVDSEDTFRPERIDDMVRGLDDEILEDELERREIEGSPDDDEAMEDLVNDFLDYIHVAKAFNANHQILLAEKANELASEHEDSEYPIRLLCVDSLTAHFRAEYVGRGELAERQQKLNKHLHELDKVGNLYNVAVLVTNQVAANPDSYFGDPTQPIGGHILGHKSTFRIYLRKSKGDKRIVRLVDAPNLADGEAVMRVQNEGLKPE
- a CDS encoding metal-dependent hydrolase, with amino-acid sequence MAFTHALVGALVAAPVVALAPELAVPAALAGVVGGLVPDVDLFVGRHRRTLHFPVLGWALAVPAVAVAVAVPTLSTVSAATFAASFAVHAGTDALGAGDEIRPWERTSSEAVFDHLHGRWIRPRYRIRYDGAPEDAAATAVLAVPVVAYYPRPLPAIAAACVALGVAYALVRRRLPPVVEEFVG
- the hisI gene encoding phosphoribosyl-AMP cyclohydrolase; translated protein: MSDPQADAASDGGIDVDFGEDGLVPAVAQDADSGEVLMLAYVNREALDRTRDTGRAHYYSRSREELWEKGATSGHTQSVEEVRVDCDADTLLYLVDQTGGACHTGHRSCFHRTVDGEHVGERVFDPDAVYE
- the fer gene encoding ferredoxin Fer, with the translated sequence MPTVEYLNYEVLDDNGWDMDDDDLFEQAADAGLDAEDYGELEVNEGEYILEAAEAQGYDWPFSCRAGACANCAAIVKEGEIEMDMQQILSDEEVEEKNVRLTCIGSPQADEIKIVYNAKHLDYLQNRVI
- a CDS encoding type IV pilin N-terminal domain-containing protein yields the protein MHHRAQSEVVSTITMVAVVLLTTTTVGFAFVESTGSGDAAAGPLATIAVENDGGDLTITHRGGDALAVDEIAVTVADATFEGADGDISGPDVADGEFSVDDAFTLNASAALADADGSVVVRMVHRPSGSVVDEGRVAADAGSSPATATPESTPTATATATGTPTATATATPPPDDDPPTIGEFDADGEGDRIEITVRSDEALDTLDVRVSDDDGDVVARLDRDAFVLDTGDDYTYTASLGVDSGEYTVSFVGATDDAGNDAVGEDDDTLDDREVDIEEEEEDDDDDDDDDDDDDDDD